A stretch of the Bradyrhizobium sp. CCBAU 53351 genome encodes the following:
- a CDS encoding PaaI family thioesterase: MDEAQVRELIVAAIGDGRHEFGSFFLSRFFGMAVSYEADACIVSLDVKPYMFNPQGSLHGGVLATALDISMGHLLKHQFGAGATLEMKIQYFAAVRSGIVNCRARFLKKGRKTFFLQSSAADSAGEIIAHATSTWKQL, encoded by the coding sequence ATGGACGAAGCGCAGGTGCGGGAACTGATCGTTGCGGCCATAGGCGACGGCCGCCACGAATTTGGGTCGTTCTTCCTGTCGCGGTTCTTCGGGATGGCGGTCTCCTACGAGGCCGACGCCTGCATCGTCTCTCTCGATGTGAAGCCCTACATGTTCAATCCGCAGGGATCGCTTCACGGCGGCGTGCTGGCGACTGCTCTTGACATTTCGATGGGACACCTTCTCAAGCACCAGTTCGGCGCCGGCGCGACGCTCGAGATGAAGATCCAGTATTTCGCGGCGGTCCGCAGCGGCATTGTCAACTGTCGTGCCAGATTTCTGAAGAAGGGACGAAAGACCTTCTTCCTCCAGTCGTCCGCCGCGGATAGTGCCGGCGAGATCATCGCCCATGCGACCTCCACCTGGAAGCAACTGTGA
- a CDS encoding ABC transporter ATP-binding protein, with amino-acid sequence MAESSLSIKDLRAGYGSLDILNGVNLDVPQGQFVALMGPNGAGKSTLLKTLYGMTTIKGGSVNWQGKDITSLKSRAILAEGISWVPQGRCNFPVMTVDENLQMAAYTLRDSRVKAERDYVYDLFPVLKTRRNTLAGNMSGGEQQLLEVAMAVLQRPKILLVDEPSVGLSPTAIGVVFDELLRINAAGQTILLVEQNTKKAMAVAQRAVILRLGKVIWDGRPADITHDELGELFLTGRMRGETDVEH; translated from the coding sequence GTGGCTGAGTCCTCTCTCTCGATCAAGGACCTGCGCGCGGGCTATGGCTCGCTCGACATCCTCAACGGCGTCAATCTCGACGTGCCCCAGGGTCAGTTCGTCGCGCTGATGGGACCGAACGGCGCCGGCAAGTCGACCCTGCTCAAGACGCTCTACGGCATGACGACCATCAAGGGCGGAAGCGTCAACTGGCAAGGCAAGGACATCACGTCGCTGAAGTCGCGCGCGATCCTGGCTGAAGGCATCTCCTGGGTGCCGCAGGGACGCTGCAACTTTCCGGTCATGACGGTCGACGAGAATTTGCAGATGGCCGCCTATACGCTGCGCGACAGCAGGGTGAAGGCGGAGCGGGACTATGTCTATGACCTCTTTCCAGTCCTGAAGACGCGCCGCAATACGCTCGCTGGCAACATGTCCGGCGGCGAGCAACAATTGCTGGAAGTCGCGATGGCCGTGTTGCAGCGGCCGAAGATTCTGCTGGTCGACGAGCCCTCGGTCGGTCTGTCGCCGACCGCGATCGGCGTCGTCTTCGATGAGCTGCTGCGTATCAACGCCGCTGGCCAGACCATTCTGCTGGTCGAGCAGAACACCAAGAAGGCGATGGCGGTGGCGCAGCGCGCTGTCATCCTGCGGCTGGGCAAGGTGATTTGGGATGGACGCCCCGCCGATATTACCCACGACGAGCTCGGGGAGCTCTTCCTCACCGGCCGCATGCGCGGTGAGACCGACGTCGAACATTGA
- a CDS encoding haloacid dehalogenase type II → MFDQYGTVVDMQGGLVKIATRFLKQKGWTGNPNSFVTWWRRTHFENSMIDALLHREHTPYREIGHRAVSQVMDRSGIKYTKDEVKYLVGEIEKLECFPEVPEALAKLQTKYKLVVLSNGDRDMLETAKKYHKIPFDNVISVAEANSFKPHVATYTKGAEILGLKMDQILFVANHAFDVIGAKSAGMRTAMINRRNRPFEETPHKPDVTVETMKDLADAIV, encoded by the coding sequence ATGTTCGACCAGTACGGTACTGTCGTCGATATGCAGGGGGGGCTGGTCAAGATCGCGACGCGGTTTCTCAAGCAGAAGGGTTGGACGGGCAATCCGAACTCCTTTGTCACGTGGTGGCGCCGTACCCACTTCGAGAACTCAATGATCGACGCGCTGCTGCACCGCGAGCACACGCCCTACCGCGAGATCGGTCACCGCGCCGTATCGCAAGTCATGGACCGGTCGGGCATCAAGTACACGAAGGACGAAGTGAAGTATCTCGTTGGCGAGATTGAGAAGCTCGAATGCTTTCCCGAGGTGCCTGAGGCGCTGGCAAAGCTCCAGACCAAGTACAAGCTTGTCGTGCTCTCGAACGGTGACCGCGACATGCTCGAGACCGCCAAGAAGTACCACAAGATCCCGTTCGACAACGTGATCTCTGTCGCCGAGGCCAATTCATTCAAGCCGCACGTCGCTACGTACACAAAGGGTGCCGAGATCCTCGGTCTCAAGATGGATCAGATACTCTTCGTCGCCAATCACGCCTTCGACGTCATCGGCGCCAAATCAGCGGGCATGCGTACTGCGATGATCAACCGGCGTAACCGGCCGTTTGAAGAGACGCCGCACAAGCCCGATGTCACGGTTGAGACGATGAAGGATCTGGCGGATGCGATCGTCTAG
- a CDS encoding ABC transporter ATP-binding protein produces the protein MTGLPILSISGLCKSYGAVRAVDGVDLHVDRGEICGLIGPNGSGKSTFFDCVTGLAKPNAGAVKLDGQDITGWSLNDIAREGRMLRSFQKTVVFGALDIEENLVIAGQMFTFPGIWSTFGIGAAARNRVAALRERARELIKIAGLWDVRFQPAGKLSGGQQKLIQFASMLMPEPKLILLDEPMAGINPKLIERVVESIRLANTSFGVSFLIIEHNIDVVTSLCKRVVVLDQGRKLAEGTPDEIVQNQAVREAYLGG, from the coding sequence ATGACCGGACTCCCGATCCTCTCCATCTCCGGCCTCTGCAAGTCTTATGGTGCGGTCCGTGCCGTCGATGGCGTCGATCTCCATGTCGATCGCGGCGAGATTTGCGGATTGATCGGCCCAAACGGGTCGGGCAAGTCTACCTTCTTCGATTGCGTGACCGGGCTTGCCAAGCCCAATGCGGGGGCAGTGAAGCTCGACGGCCAGGACATCACAGGCTGGTCGCTGAACGACATCGCACGCGAAGGCCGCATGTTGCGGTCCTTCCAGAAAACGGTGGTGTTCGGTGCGCTCGACATCGAGGAGAACCTTGTCATCGCCGGCCAGATGTTCACCTTTCCGGGAATCTGGTCGACTTTCGGCATCGGCGCCGCCGCCCGCAATCGCGTGGCGGCGCTCAGGGAACGGGCGCGCGAGCTGATCAAGATCGCCGGCCTCTGGGACGTCCGTTTCCAGCCCGCCGGAAAGCTCTCCGGAGGTCAGCAGAAGCTGATCCAGTTCGCCTCGATGCTGATGCCCGAGCCAAAGCTGATCCTGCTCGACGAGCCCATGGCCGGCATCAATCCGAAACTGATCGAGCGCGTGGTCGAGAGCATCCGCCTCGCCAACACCTCCTTCGGCGTCAGTTTTCTGATCATCGAGCACAATATCGACGTGGTCACGAGCCTGTGTAAACGCGTCGTCGTGCTCGACCAGGGACGCAAGCTCGCCGAGGGAACACCCGACGAGATCGTCCAGAACCAGGCGGTGCGGGAGGCCTATCTCGGTGGCTGA
- a CDS encoding FAD-binding oxidoreductase, translating to MNDVIARLRELLGPDCIIDLALAEGFLSDWRGLFHGNAACVLRPRSTDLLAQSLRICHESGVAIVPQGGNTGLVGGATPDNTGLQVVVSTGLLRKIRKVDPVDMSIVAEAGATVAELQNAAAEARASFPLSFASEGTATLGGALATNAGGISAVRYGSARDLLLGMEVVLPDGRVWNGLRTLRKDNTGYALRQLFAGSEGTLGIITAAAMKLVPLPVAREVAFCAVKTEDQVLDFWMKLRAAAEGNVRAIEYLSGSCVELAKREGLRSPVEKADHYVLVELTSSRPEAGLKDFLEAFLTDRLEDGSIADAALAQSGEQQKQIWRLREDQTEVQKKAGYDFKHDVAVPVAQVPGLLRRSRAHIGAVFPDATLVPFGHVGDGNIHLNVILPAALGAERAAEQGRQISKSIYDIVVSLGGTVSAEHGIGRAKVDLLESKRDPVELDLMRRIKASIDNEGSFNPGKLFRLSRTETRSRKSGLSE from the coding sequence GTGAACGATGTCATCGCAAGGCTCCGTGAGCTGCTCGGCCCCGATTGCATCATCGATCTGGCATTGGCGGAGGGATTTCTGTCGGACTGGCGAGGTCTGTTTCACGGGAATGCCGCGTGCGTTCTCCGCCCAAGGTCGACAGATTTGCTCGCGCAAAGTCTCCGAATTTGTCATGAATCCGGGGTTGCCATCGTTCCACAGGGCGGCAACACCGGGCTTGTTGGGGGCGCCACGCCGGACAACACGGGTCTCCAGGTCGTCGTCAGCACCGGGTTGCTGAGGAAAATCAGGAAGGTCGATCCCGTCGATATGTCCATAGTCGCGGAAGCGGGCGCGACCGTCGCCGAGCTTCAGAACGCCGCGGCGGAGGCGCGAGCCTCGTTTCCGCTATCTTTCGCCTCGGAGGGTACTGCTACGCTCGGCGGCGCGCTGGCAACGAACGCGGGCGGCATCTCGGCCGTCAGGTACGGAAGCGCGAGGGATCTCCTGCTCGGAATGGAGGTCGTGCTGCCCGACGGACGCGTCTGGAATGGCTTGCGCACGCTGCGGAAGGACAATACCGGATACGCCCTCCGGCAGCTCTTCGCCGGTTCCGAGGGAACGCTCGGCATCATTACGGCCGCGGCTATGAAGCTGGTGCCTCTGCCCGTCGCTCGCGAGGTCGCTTTCTGCGCGGTCAAGACAGAGGACCAGGTCTTGGACTTTTGGATGAAGCTCCGCGCGGCCGCAGAGGGCAACGTCCGAGCCATTGAGTATCTCTCGGGTTCTTGCGTCGAGTTGGCGAAGCGAGAGGGGCTTCGCTCACCCGTCGAAAAGGCGGACCACTATGTCCTTGTCGAACTGACTTCGAGCCGTCCGGAAGCCGGCCTGAAGGACTTCCTGGAAGCGTTTCTGACCGACAGGCTCGAGGACGGCAGCATCGCCGATGCCGCGCTTGCACAAAGCGGAGAACAACAGAAGCAGATCTGGCGTCTACGCGAGGATCAGACCGAGGTTCAAAAGAAGGCCGGCTACGACTTCAAACACGACGTCGCCGTGCCCGTGGCGCAGGTCCCCGGACTACTGCGCCGAAGCCGCGCCCATATCGGAGCAGTCTTTCCCGACGCCACGCTCGTTCCGTTCGGTCATGTCGGAGACGGCAACATCCACCTGAACGTCATCCTACCCGCGGCGCTCGGTGCCGAACGAGCAGCCGAGCAGGGCAGGCAGATCAGCAAGTCCATCTATGATATCGTGGTCTCTTTGGGTGGCACAGTTTCGGCCGAACACGGTATCGGTCGGGCCAAGGTCGACCTGCTTGAAAGCAAAAGAGATCCAGTTGAGCTCGATCTCATGCGCCGGATCAAGGCGTCGATCGATAACGAGGGCTCGTTCAATCCCGGCAAGTTATTCCGGCTCTCGCGAACCGAAACCAGATCAAGAAAAAGCGGCCTGTCCGAGTGA
- a CDS encoding aspartate transaminase: MTIFVPAARVSRIKISPTTAASARVRELKAAGRDIVDMAIGEPDFDTPDHVKAAAHEAIDRGETKYTAVNGTVALRKAIIADYKRRLGLEYADNEICVGGGAKQILFLALMASVEEGAEVIIPAPYWVSYPDMVIANDGKPVIVRCSENQGFKLTAEALEAAITPKTRWLILNAPSNPTGAAYSRADLKAIGDVLLRHPNVLVLSDDIYDQIWYRFEPATTLAAAVPELRDRVLLTNGVSKTYAMTGWRIGYAAGPAPLVAAINKLQSQMSSCPSSISQAAAAHALSSDQSFVRDSVKLYKERRDYACARLNAIPGLWCLVPDGAFYLYPGCAGVIGKTTPDGKVIENDLDFVLYLLDDVGVAAVQGAAYGLSPYFRLSFATSMEAIKDACDRIEKACKALR; this comes from the coding sequence GTGACGATCTTCGTGCCGGCCGCGCGCGTCTCGCGCATCAAGATTTCTCCGACCACCGCGGCGTCCGCTCGCGTTCGCGAGCTGAAGGCGGCTGGACGCGACATCGTCGACATGGCAATCGGCGAGCCTGATTTCGACACGCCCGATCATGTCAAGGCGGCGGCGCATGAGGCGATCGACCGTGGCGAAACCAAGTATACCGCGGTCAACGGCACCGTCGCCCTGCGCAAGGCAATCATCGCCGACTACAAGCGCCGCCTCGGGCTCGAATATGCCGACAACGAGATCTGCGTCGGCGGCGGCGCCAAGCAGATCCTGTTCCTCGCGCTGATGGCGAGCGTGGAGGAGGGCGCGGAGGTCATCATTCCCGCACCCTATTGGGTCTCCTATCCCGACATGGTCATTGCCAATGACGGCAAGCCCGTCATCGTACGCTGCTCCGAGAACCAGGGATTCAAGCTGACGGCGGAGGCGCTGGAGGCCGCGATCACGCCGAAGACGCGCTGGCTGATCCTGAATGCACCCTCGAATCCGACCGGCGCGGCCTATTCCCGCGCGGACCTCAAGGCGATCGGCGACGTGCTGCTGCGCCATCCGAATGTCCTCGTGCTTTCCGACGATATCTATGACCAGATCTGGTACCGCTTCGAGCCTGCGACGACGCTTGCGGCCGCGGTACCAGAGCTCAGGGATCGCGTCCTGCTCACTAATGGCGTGTCCAAGACCTATGCCATGACCGGCTGGCGGATCGGTTATGCCGCGGGGCCCGCGCCGCTGGTTGCCGCTATCAACAAACTGCAATCGCAGATGTCGTCCTGCCCGTCGTCGATCAGCCAGGCCGCCGCCGCCCATGCGCTGAGCAGCGACCAGTCGTTCGTTCGCGACAGCGTCAAGCTCTACAAGGAGCGCCGCGACTATGCCTGCGCGCGGCTCAATGCGATCCCGGGTCTGTGGTGTCTGGTGCCTGACGGTGCCTTCTATCTCTATCCCGGCTGTGCCGGCGTGATCGGCAAGACCACGCCTGATGGAAAGGTCATCGAGAACGATCTCGATTTCGTGCTCTATCTGCTCGACGATGTCGGTGTGGCCGCCGTGCAGGGCGCGGCCTATGGGCTCTCGCCGTATTTCCGCCTGTCGTTTGCAACCTCGATGGAGGCGATCAAGGACGCCTGCGACCGCATTGAGAAGGCCTGCAAGGCGCTTCGCTGA
- a CDS encoding ABC transporter substrate-binding protein yields the protein MTIELSRRGFCIGTALIGLQTVSSGAFAARSEDGTVRLGLVAPMSGPNARYGAFSLRGAQMAAKEINDAGGVGGRKINVMPGDSQGTPVEGVSATRRLIDQDQVDFIIGDVSSSVTLAMQPVVEDAGVLLLNAASSNPMITYKAGVGGFKWTFRNYPTDENRSLLVLQYAAEKKGFTKYSVLSVDTDYGRAAIHFTKKYLPRFKSEILTEDYYKEGEVDFRSVLSKIRDSGAQAIIMYGNADSAPIVGRQMMEVGIAGKIPLIGNAEFNTASTIKAAPKAMEGAIEAAAWLPGYDSPKSKAFVDKFTAEYREAPNNHAYVHWETVHLLAKAIEQAKSIDREKVRAALSGIHYDSAVGEVTFDDHNQARLPMILLEIEGGKPVVKGAYKAEIDYPK from the coding sequence ATGACGATCGAATTGAGCCGACGCGGATTTTGCATCGGAACGGCCCTGATTGGATTGCAGACCGTTTCCTCCGGTGCCTTTGCAGCGCGAAGCGAAGATGGCACGGTCAGGCTGGGTCTGGTCGCACCGATGAGCGGCCCGAACGCCCGGTACGGAGCCTTTTCGCTGCGCGGTGCCCAGATGGCCGCTAAGGAAATCAACGATGCGGGCGGCGTGGGCGGACGCAAGATCAATGTCATGCCAGGGGACAGCCAGGGCACGCCGGTCGAGGGCGTCTCGGCCACCCGCCGCCTGATCGACCAGGATCAGGTCGACTTCATTATCGGCGACGTCTCGAGTTCCGTGACGCTGGCCATGCAGCCGGTCGTCGAGGACGCCGGCGTCCTGCTCCTCAACGCGGCCTCGTCGAACCCGATGATCACCTACAAGGCGGGCGTCGGTGGCTTCAAGTGGACGTTCCGCAACTATCCGACCGACGAGAACCGCTCGCTGCTCGTGCTGCAATACGCGGCCGAGAAGAAGGGTTTCACAAAGTATTCTGTTCTCTCGGTCGACACCGACTACGGTCGCGCGGCCATCCACTTCACCAAGAAGTATCTCCCGCGCTTCAAGAGCGAGATCCTGACGGAAGACTACTACAAGGAAGGCGAGGTGGATTTCCGCAGCGTGCTCTCCAAGATCCGCGATTCCGGCGCCCAGGCCATCATCATGTACGGCAACGCCGACAGCGCGCCCATTGTCGGGCGCCAGATGATGGAAGTCGGGATCGCAGGCAAGATCCCGCTGATCGGCAATGCCGAGTTCAATACGGCGAGCACCATCAAGGCGGCGCCGAAGGCGATGGAGGGGGCGATCGAGGCGGCAGCCTGGCTTCCGGGATACGACTCTCCGAAGAGCAAGGCCTTCGTCGACAAGTTCACCGCCGAATACCGCGAGGCTCCCAACAATCACGCCTATGTGCACTGGGAGACGGTGCACCTGCTCGCCAAGGCGATCGAGCAGGCCAAGAGCATCGATCGCGAGAAAGTCCGGGCCGCGCTCTCCGGCATCCACTATGATAGCGCGGTCGGCGAGGTCACCTTCGACGATCACAACCAGGCGCGCCTGCCGATGATCCTCCTCGAGATCGAGGGCGGCAAGCCCGTAGTCAAGGGCGCCTACAAGGCCGAGATCGACTATCCCAAGTAA
- a CDS encoding branched-chain amino acid ABC transporter permease, with protein MTPAELSAATTGRDLRLPFGIALVALACVAPLFLGNYPLHAMIIALIFLLPAHGLNLLLGYTGLLSLAQAAFFGIGAYTSALLAVHFGTPFYVNFLAAGLAAGAIALPLGIPALRLRATSFVMCTLGFVIIGQAIAKNWISLTRGDMGLAAIPKPYFALGPASFTVSGTVGFYYLVLAIAAIATLVAYLIVRSPAGRNMIAIRENETLAESVGIPTWHYKLIVFMISAAFAGLGGSLYAHYLTVVSPLTFQMYYSTTMLIIVLGGGAGTISGVIFGSLLFVGLTEALRVAPELRMIAYGFFLLGLVFWFPSGFAPLIGRFWSLLERRK; from the coding sequence ATGACGCCCGCTGAACTCTCAGCCGCGACCACGGGACGGGATCTTCGCCTTCCCTTTGGCATCGCGCTCGTGGCGCTGGCCTGTGTCGCGCCGCTATTCCTCGGCAATTATCCGTTGCACGCGATGATTATCGCGCTGATCTTCCTGTTGCCGGCGCACGGGCTCAACCTGCTGCTCGGTTACACCGGGCTCTTGTCGCTCGCGCAGGCCGCCTTCTTCGGCATCGGCGCCTACACGTCCGCGCTGCTCGCGGTGCATTTCGGCACGCCCTTCTATGTGAACTTCCTGGCAGCCGGTCTCGCGGCCGGCGCCATTGCGCTGCCGCTCGGAATTCCGGCGCTGAGGCTGCGCGCGACGTCGTTCGTCATGTGCACGCTGGGTTTCGTCATCATCGGGCAGGCCATCGCCAAGAACTGGATCAGCCTGACGCGCGGCGACATGGGGCTGGCGGCCATTCCCAAGCCTTACTTTGCGCTGGGGCCGGCTTCGTTCACCGTGTCGGGCACGGTTGGCTTCTACTATCTGGTCCTCGCGATCGCCGCCATCGCTACACTGGTCGCCTACCTCATTGTCCGTTCGCCGGCGGGCCGGAACATGATCGCGATCCGCGAGAACGAAACGCTTGCCGAATCCGTGGGCATCCCAACCTGGCACTACAAGCTGATCGTCTTCATGATCAGCGCCGCTTTCGCCGGCCTCGGCGGCAGTCTCTATGCGCACTACCTCACCGTCGTCAGCCCGCTCACCTTCCAGATGTACTATTCGACGACGATGCTGATCATCGTGCTCGGCGGTGGGGCGGGGACCATTTCGGGCGTCATCTTCGGCAGCCTGCTGTTCGTCGGTCTCACGGAAGCGCTTCGCGTTGCCCCGGAGCTGCGCATGATCGCCTATGGCTTCTTCCTGCTCGGGCTGGTCTTTTGGTTTCCAAGCGGGTTCGCCCCGCTCATTGGCCGCTTCTGGTCGTTGCTGGAGAGGCGCAAATGA
- a CDS encoding branched-chain amino acid ABC transporter permease: MFYTIIEQVVNGIVSGSVYAIVAVGMTMIFGVLRAINFAHGEYYMLGTFGAWFAIEYFDLPYPVAVVIGVVATAVIAVVVGNFVMQRIVGAPAEAGVLATLGVALILQNTVILVFGGSYKFFSGGYIEPVSVFGFTLAEQRILIIIVGLIVFVGLELMVTYSRMGKAMRAVSQNIECCAVVGIDVRHIALWTFIIGAGLAALSGVLTAPVNVSVYGGMGELITFKTLPIIIMGGLGNVRGTFVAAMILGIAESLVATYVGLQFRDTVGFATLMLVLMWRPHGLFSAQARF, encoded by the coding sequence ATGTTCTACACGATCATCGAACAGGTCGTTAACGGCATCGTTTCCGGATCGGTCTACGCGATCGTTGCCGTCGGCATGACGATGATCTTCGGCGTCCTGCGGGCCATCAATTTCGCCCACGGCGAATACTACATGCTCGGGACCTTCGGGGCCTGGTTCGCGATCGAGTACTTCGATCTGCCCTATCCGGTCGCGGTCGTGATCGGCGTCGTTGCGACGGCCGTGATCGCTGTCGTCGTCGGCAACTTCGTGATGCAGCGGATCGTGGGAGCGCCGGCCGAGGCCGGCGTCCTCGCCACCCTCGGCGTCGCGCTGATCCTGCAGAACACGGTCATCCTGGTCTTCGGCGGCAGCTACAAGTTCTTCTCGGGCGGCTACATCGAGCCGGTGAGCGTTTTTGGCTTCACGCTGGCCGAACAGCGCATCCTGATCATCATCGTCGGCCTCATCGTGTTCGTCGGGCTCGAGCTGATGGTCACCTACAGCCGGATGGGCAAGGCCATGCGCGCGGTCTCCCAGAACATCGAGTGCTGCGCGGTGGTGGGTATCGATGTTCGCCATATCGCACTGTGGACGTTCATCATCGGAGCCGGTCTTGCCGCGCTTTCGGGCGTGCTGACGGCACCGGTGAACGTGAGCGTCTACGGCGGCATGGGCGAGCTGATCACGTTCAAGACCCTGCCGATCATCATCATGGGTGGACTCGGCAACGTGCGCGGCACGTTCGTCGCCGCCATGATCCTTGGTATCGCCGAGAGTCTGGTCGCCACTTATGTCGGCCTTCAATTCCGCGACACGGTCGGGTTTGCGACCCTGATGCTGGTTTTGATGTGGCGCCCACATGGACTCTTTTCCGCGCAGGCGCGCTTTTAG
- a CDS encoding CaiB/BaiF CoA-transferase family protein: MRSSSTEALSGIKVLDLCRVVSGPFATMHLGDLGADVVKIEDPRVGDESRRYGPPFVNGESSYFLSVNRNKRSCAIDLKSPAGRDAVIALAKAADVVIDNFRPGTLDKWGLSYAALSAGNPKLIQCSISGFGRTGPDANRPGYDLILQGESGVMDITGDPDGPPMKVGTSIADLVTGLYASQAVLAALMKRERSGVGGRVDVSMLDAMASLLTFNAGMYFASGESPKRRGNVHPTISPYETFQACDGWFNLGVANDKFWSLFCAVIGRRDLETDPRFESAPKRAANRGALGGILRPIFKAEPRDRWLEMFGGAGIPCGAIRTVGEVCEAPQLVRRDMIQTVTHKVAGEVRFVARPLRFDDKPPAPSAPPPTLGEHTVEVFESWLGWTRREVLDFASKGAFGDAALKQSAE; encoded by the coding sequence ATGCGATCGTCTAGTACGGAAGCTCTCTCCGGCATCAAGGTCCTGGACCTATGCCGCGTCGTCTCCGGCCCCTTCGCCACGATGCACCTCGGCGATCTCGGTGCGGACGTCGTGAAGATCGAAGATCCCCGTGTCGGCGACGAAAGTCGTCGCTACGGCCCTCCGTTCGTCAACGGCGAGAGTTCCTACTTTCTGTCGGTCAACCGTAACAAGCGGAGCTGCGCGATCGACCTGAAATCGCCGGCCGGCCGGGACGCGGTGATCGCGCTCGCCAAGGCCGCCGACGTCGTGATCGATAATTTCAGGCCCGGTACGCTCGACAAGTGGGGCCTGTCCTACGCTGCGTTGAGCGCCGGCAATCCCAAGCTCATCCAGTGCAGCATCTCCGGATTTGGCAGGACCGGTCCGGACGCGAACCGGCCCGGCTACGACCTGATCCTGCAGGGCGAGTCCGGTGTCATGGACATCACCGGCGATCCGGACGGTCCGCCCATGAAGGTCGGCACGTCTATCGCGGACCTGGTCACCGGCCTCTATGCTTCGCAGGCGGTTCTTGCCGCGCTCATGAAGCGCGAGAGGAGCGGTGTTGGCGGGCGTGTCGATGTCTCCATGCTGGACGCGATGGCCTCGCTGTTGACGTTCAACGCCGGCATGTACTTCGCGTCCGGAGAAAGTCCAAAGCGTCGCGGCAACGTGCACCCAACGATTAGCCCGTACGAAACCTTCCAGGCCTGTGACGGCTGGTTCAACCTCGGCGTCGCCAACGACAAATTCTGGTCGCTGTTCTGCGCAGTCATCGGTCGCCGCGACCTCGAGACCGATCCTCGCTTCGAGTCCGCTCCCAAACGGGCGGCCAACCGCGGTGCGCTCGGCGGGATCCTTCGTCCCATCTTCAAGGCAGAACCGCGGGATCGCTGGCTCGAGATGTTTGGTGGCGCCGGCATTCCATGTGGTGCGATCCGAACGGTCGGAGAAGTCTGCGAAGCACCGCAACTCGTCCGACGCGACATGATCCAGACCGTGACGCATAAGGTCGCCGGCGAAGTAAGGTTCGTTGCCCGGCCGCTGCGCTTCGACGACAAGCCTCCCGCGCCGTCCGCACCGCCGCCGACGCTTGGTGAGCACACCGTCGAAGTGTTCGAGAGCTGGCTCGGGTGGACGCGGAGGGAAGTGCTAGATTTCGCCTCGAAGGGCGCGTTCGGCGACGCCGCGCTGAAGCAATCGGCGGAGTAG
- the nac gene encoding nitrogen assimilation transcriptional regulator NAC has translation MSVDFRKLKSFVKVVDAGSVSRAAGLLRTAQPALSQQIAALETHFKHKLLLRSNHGIVPTEAGLILYRHAQLLLKQIEQAQIDIDQSTKALAGRVSIGLATYSASSTLSLPILKEMSALHPQIVVHINDSFGHVLSELIMTGKMDMAMIYGSGPIKGVKLQPLFREELYLVSRAEPSAKKPTDEPLPLSALADVKLLLPSQGHFLRRLIDESLARARVTPNVASEIESVSALGAAVTEGLGSTILPASVAATASSFGGVEVRRLVRPAIEATVSLCVSDHLPLSEPALATRSVLLTVVEKLMRSHPQGIKAV, from the coding sequence ATGAGCGTCGATTTCAGGAAGCTGAAGAGCTTTGTCAAAGTCGTTGACGCCGGCAGCGTTTCGCGCGCCGCTGGCCTGTTGCGGACGGCACAGCCCGCGTTGTCGCAGCAGATCGCGGCCCTCGAGACGCACTTCAAGCACAAGCTGCTTCTGCGCAGCAATCACGGCATCGTCCCGACCGAAGCGGGCCTAATCCTCTACCGCCATGCGCAATTGCTGCTGAAGCAGATCGAGCAGGCGCAGATCGATATCGATCAATCGACCAAGGCGCTGGCTGGGCGGGTCTCGATCGGGCTTGCGACCTATTCGGCGTCGAGCACGCTGTCGCTGCCGATCTTGAAGGAGATGTCGGCGCTACATCCGCAGATCGTCGTCCATATCAACGACAGCTTTGGCCATGTATTGAGCGAGCTGATCATGACAGGCAAGATGGACATGGCCATGATCTATGGCTCGGGTCCAATTAAGGGCGTCAAGCTGCAGCCGTTATTCCGCGAGGAGCTATATCTGGTCTCGCGCGCGGAGCCGTCGGCGAAAAAGCCGACGGACGAGCCGCTGCCGCTATCGGCGCTGGCCGACGTCAAGCTGCTGCTGCCGAGCCAGGGACATTTCCTGCGACGGCTGATCGACGAATCGCTGGCGCGGGCGAGGGTGACGCCGAACGTCGCCTCCGAGATCGAATCCGTTTCCGCGCTCGGCGCAGCCGTGACCGAGGGGCTCGGCTCGACCATCCTGCCGGCTTCGGTCGCCGCGACCGCGTCGAGCTTTGGCGGTGTCGAGGTGCGGCGGCTGGTGCGTCCCGCGATCGAGGCGACGGTGTCCCTGTGCGTCTCCGACCATCTGCCCTTGTCGGAGCCTGCGCTCGCCACGCGATCGGTACTTTTGACCGTGGTCGAGAAGCTGATGCGCAGCCATCCGCAGGGAATCAAAGCGGTCTAA